The following are encoded in a window of Manduca sexta isolate Smith_Timp_Sample1 chromosome 16, JHU_Msex_v1.0, whole genome shotgun sequence genomic DNA:
- the LOC115448006 gene encoding protein fem-1 homolog B isoform X2, whose protein sequence is MEDKLMLDDLTSNLRERVFFAARDGMSLTLYALLYEKSTDEIDDLLNSDVCYDGVKCTPLIAAARHGREGAVRILLEKFRPPVRLETEGTVKFDEYVIEGATALWCAAGAGHLGIVKRLVRAGANVNHATKTLSTPLRAACFDGRLDIVKYLVRHGADIHKTNKYNNTCLMIASYKGHLDVVQFLLDAGARVDERALCGATALHFAAECGHATVVCALLDHNAKILTNENGMTPLQCAAERARASVVEILAARPDVTRAQAIEAFELLGASFANDKEYYCLRMAYQYLHRAMAMRYDTRYGLLLKKPAEPIPAYDNWRETTTLEEVERLSGNAHALHMEGLCVRERVLGAACPDLPHPIVFRGAVFADEARFDRCLALWRHALHLRHQNEVSVVKDLLRFAQVFSQMIHIGIELPLSQVCYVLEACAEELRRGMKRMEKPQIIHDPDTLVEEYESNVRTALYLVAVAARLLDNATNSEQDTACSIRRAIFRLRNVRMRTGQTLLHMAADRRTPVDDFHTSDVCQFPCARTARLLAQCGASVDAHDAVRRSPLHVALLAYQLATGNSDDREQWNEALCAVVCELLSRGAHVDAMDVDGITPLVASIGGPAESLVRAALRPRLACLAAAALALHGARFRPDQVPRDLHAFLLMHGVPPLH, encoded by the exons ATGGAAGATAAATTAATGTTGGATGATTTGACGAGCAATTTGCGAGAACGGGTTTTTTTTGCTGCCAGAGATGGAATGTCTTTAACTCTTTACGCTTTGCTGTATGAGAAGAGTACTGACGAAATTGACGATTTATTGAACAGC GACGTTTGTTACGACGGAGTTAAATGCACGCCACTGATCGCAGCGGCGCGGCACGGGCGCGAGGGTGCCGTCAGAATACTCCTAGAGAAGTTCAGGCCACCAGTCCGACTGGAGACAGAGGGCACAGTCAAATTCGACGAATATGTCATAGAGG GGGCAACGGCGCTGTGGTGTGCGGCCGGGGCGGGACACCTCGGCATTGTAAAGAGGTTGGTGCGGGCCGGTGCCAACGTGAACCACGCCACCAAGACCCTCAGCACACCGCTCCGAGCCGCCTGCTTCGATGGCCGGCTGGATATAGTCAAATATCTCGTCAGGCATGGCGCAGACATACACAAGACAAATAAGTATAACAACACTTGCCTGATGATCGCTTCGTACAAAGGACATTTGGATGTG GTCCAGTTCCTGCTGGACGCGGGCGCGCGCGTGGACGAGCGCGCGCTGTGCGGCGCGACGGCGCTGCACTTCGCCGCCGAGTGCGGACACGCCACCGTCGTCTGCGCACTGCTCGACCACAACGCGAAAATACTCACCAATGAAAATG GTATGACGCCACTGCAGTGCGCGGCGGAGCGTGCGCGTGCGTCGGTGGTGGAGATACTAGCCGCGCGCCCCGACGTCACTCGCGCGCAGGCCATCGAGGCCTTCGAGCTGCTCGGCGCCTCCTTCGCTAACGACAAGGAGTATTACTGTCTGAgg ATGGCGTACCAGTATCTACACAGAGCGATGGCGATGCGGTACGACACGCGCTACGGGCTGCTGCTCAAGAAGCCGGCCGAGCCGATACCGGCTTACGATAATTGGAGGGAGACCACCACGTTAGAG GAGGTGGAGCGGCTGAGCGGCAACGCGCACGCGCTGCACATGGAGGGGCTGTGCGTGCGCGAGCGCGTGCTGGGCGCGGCCTGCCCCGACCTGCCGCACCCCATCGTGTTCCGCGGCGCCGTGTTCGCCGACGAGGCGCGCTTCGACCGCTGCCTCGCGCTGTGGCGCCACGCGCTGCACCTGCGACACCAGAACGAG GTGTCCGTCGTAAAAGACTTGCTCAGATTTGCTCAAGTTTTCTCACAAATGATACACATCGGGATAGAACTACCTCTAAGCCAA GTTTGTTACGTTCTCGAGGCGTGCGCGGAGGAGTTGCGGCGAGGCATGAAGAGGATGGAGAAACCGCAGATAATACACGACCCAGATACACTCGTG GAGGAGTACGAGAGTAACGTCCGGACCGCGCTGTACCTGGTGGCGGTCGCCGCGAGGCTGCTCGACAACGCCACCAACAGCGAG CAAGACACAGCATGTTCGATCCGGAGAGCGATATTCCGGCTTCGTAACGTGCGCATGCGCACCGGACAAACGTTGTTGCACATGGCGGCGGACAGGAGGACGCCTGTAGACGATTTCCACACGAGCGACGTATGCCA GTTCCCGTGTGCACGCACGGCGCGGCTGCTGGCGCAGTGCGGCGCGAGCGTGGACGCGCACGACGCCGTGCGCCGCAGCCCGCTGCACGTCGCGCTGCTCGCCTACCAGCTCGCCACCGGTAACT CAGACGATAGAGAGCAGTGGAACGAAGCATTATGCGCGGTGGTGTGCGAGCTGCTCAGTAGGGGAGCGCACGTCGACGCCATGGACGTAGACGGGATCACACCACTTGTAGCATCTATTGGAG GTCCCGCGGAGTCTCTCGTCCGGGCAGCGCTGCGGCCGCGCCTGGCGTGCCTGGCCGCGGCCGCGCTGGCGCTGCACGGCGCGCGCTTCCGCCCCGACCAGGTGCCGCGCGACCTGCACGCCTTCCTGCTGATGCACGGCGTGCCGCCGCTCCACTAG
- the LOC115448006 gene encoding protein fem-1 homolog B isoform X1 produces the protein MEDKLMLDDLTSNLRERVFFAARDGMSLTLYALLYEKSTDEIDDLLNSDVCYDGVKCTPLIAAARHGREGAVRILLEKFRPPVRLETEGTVKFDEYVIEDNFFFYSLGATALWCAAGAGHLGIVKRLVRAGANVNHATKTLSTPLRAACFDGRLDIVKYLVRHGADIHKTNKYNNTCLMIASYKGHLDVVQFLLDAGARVDERALCGATALHFAAECGHATVVCALLDHNAKILTNENGMTPLQCAAERARASVVEILAARPDVTRAQAIEAFELLGASFANDKEYYCLRMAYQYLHRAMAMRYDTRYGLLLKKPAEPIPAYDNWRETTTLEEVERLSGNAHALHMEGLCVRERVLGAACPDLPHPIVFRGAVFADEARFDRCLALWRHALHLRHQNEVSVVKDLLRFAQVFSQMIHIGIELPLSQVCYVLEACAEELRRGMKRMEKPQIIHDPDTLVEEYESNVRTALYLVAVAARLLDNATNSEQDTACSIRRAIFRLRNVRMRTGQTLLHMAADRRTPVDDFHTSDVCQFPCARTARLLAQCGASVDAHDAVRRSPLHVALLAYQLATGN, from the exons ATGGAAGATAAATTAATGTTGGATGATTTGACGAGCAATTTGCGAGAACGGGTTTTTTTTGCTGCCAGAGATGGAATGTCTTTAACTCTTTACGCTTTGCTGTATGAGAAGAGTACTGACGAAATTGACGATTTATTGAACAGC GACGTTTGTTACGACGGAGTTAAATGCACGCCACTGATCGCAGCGGCGCGGCACGGGCGCGAGGGTGCCGTCAGAATACTCCTAGAGAAGTTCAGGCCACCAGTCCGACTGGAGACAGAGGGCACAGTCAAATTCGACGAATATGTCATAGAGG acaattttttcttttactcgCTAGGGGCAACGGCGCTGTGGTGTGCGGCCGGGGCGGGACACCTCGGCATTGTAAAGAGGTTGGTGCGGGCCGGTGCCAACGTGAACCACGCCACCAAGACCCTCAGCACACCGCTCCGAGCCGCCTGCTTCGATGGCCGGCTGGATATAGTCAAATATCTCGTCAGGCATGGCGCAGACATACACAAGACAAATAAGTATAACAACACTTGCCTGATGATCGCTTCGTACAAAGGACATTTGGATGTG GTCCAGTTCCTGCTGGACGCGGGCGCGCGCGTGGACGAGCGCGCGCTGTGCGGCGCGACGGCGCTGCACTTCGCCGCCGAGTGCGGACACGCCACCGTCGTCTGCGCACTGCTCGACCACAACGCGAAAATACTCACCAATGAAAATG GTATGACGCCACTGCAGTGCGCGGCGGAGCGTGCGCGTGCGTCGGTGGTGGAGATACTAGCCGCGCGCCCCGACGTCACTCGCGCGCAGGCCATCGAGGCCTTCGAGCTGCTCGGCGCCTCCTTCGCTAACGACAAGGAGTATTACTGTCTGAgg ATGGCGTACCAGTATCTACACAGAGCGATGGCGATGCGGTACGACACGCGCTACGGGCTGCTGCTCAAGAAGCCGGCCGAGCCGATACCGGCTTACGATAATTGGAGGGAGACCACCACGTTAGAG GAGGTGGAGCGGCTGAGCGGCAACGCGCACGCGCTGCACATGGAGGGGCTGTGCGTGCGCGAGCGCGTGCTGGGCGCGGCCTGCCCCGACCTGCCGCACCCCATCGTGTTCCGCGGCGCCGTGTTCGCCGACGAGGCGCGCTTCGACCGCTGCCTCGCGCTGTGGCGCCACGCGCTGCACCTGCGACACCAGAACGAG GTGTCCGTCGTAAAAGACTTGCTCAGATTTGCTCAAGTTTTCTCACAAATGATACACATCGGGATAGAACTACCTCTAAGCCAA GTTTGTTACGTTCTCGAGGCGTGCGCGGAGGAGTTGCGGCGAGGCATGAAGAGGATGGAGAAACCGCAGATAATACACGACCCAGATACACTCGTG GAGGAGTACGAGAGTAACGTCCGGACCGCGCTGTACCTGGTGGCGGTCGCCGCGAGGCTGCTCGACAACGCCACCAACAGCGAG CAAGACACAGCATGTTCGATCCGGAGAGCGATATTCCGGCTTCGTAACGTGCGCATGCGCACCGGACAAACGTTGTTGCACATGGCGGCGGACAGGAGGACGCCTGTAGACGATTTCCACACGAGCGACGTATGCCA GTTCCCGTGTGCACGCACGGCGCGGCTGCTGGCGCAGTGCGGCGCGAGCGTGGACGCGCACGACGCCGTGCGCCGCAGCCCGCTGCACGTCGCGCTGCTCGCCTACCAGCTCGCCACCGGTAACTAG